CGAGGAAGAAGAGCGAGGGGATGATGATCACCGTGAAGGAGACCATGAGCCCCAGGATCAGGGGCACGTAGCTCGTCGTGAAGACCACGAGAAGCAGGGCCGGCGCGCTCTCGCCGACATAGATGGACAGCAACGAGCGACGGGAGGTGGTGCCCGCGGCCTCCATGACGCCCCAGGTCGATCCCATGGAGACCACGACGAGGGCCAGGAATCCCGCGGCGAGGAATCCGATGCCCACGATTGTCGTGGCGAAGGGACCGATGGGCGCGAGCACCCCCGCTGCGGATTGGACGCCGACCGCGCCTCCCAACGCGGGCAATTGCACTCCCACGATGACGATGGCCGCCATGACGAGCTCCGACACGACGGCGCTCACGAGCGTGGTTCGCCGCTCCCGGCGCACGTCCTGAAGCCCGAGGCCCTTGCGGGCGTCCGCACCCGAGTGAAAGTAGAGCATCCAGGGCATCACGACGGCCCCGATGCTTGCCGCCGCCAGATAGCGGAAGGACGGGTCCCCGTACGGTTGGATCGGAGAGAGCCCCTCCCGTGCAACCTGGCCCAGGTCGACGTGGAAAAGGAGGACGGATGCCACCAGCGTTGCGACGAGGGCGAAGCTCACCGGAAGCAGGAGGATCT
The nucleotide sequence above comes from Thermoplasmata archaeon. Encoded proteins:
- a CDS encoding divalent metal cation transporter produces the protein MNLHVRETVAALGPAWLVMIADVDVASIVTGLQAGASWGYHMIFVMLLLTVPLFLIQDAAGRLGTVGRVGLGEAIGHKYGRRTALFAALPMAVTDFLEYVAEYAGIAIGLTLLGLPVLLGLLVAYGVHMAIVVGREYRQAEILLLPVSFALVATLVASVLLFHVDLGQVAREGLSPIQPYGDPSFRYLAAASIGAVVMPWMLYFHSGADARKGLGLQDVRRERRTTLVSAVVSELVMAAIVIVGVQLPALGGAVGVQSAAGVLAPIGPFATTIVGIGFLAAGFLALVVVSMGSTWGVMEAAGTTSRRSLLSIYVGESAPALLLVVFTTSYVPLILGLMVSFTVIIIPSLFFLGRLVSDPDTMRGRPFRRTETIAFWAASAAVVGGGLLGMLAL